One Pantoea eucalypti genomic region harbors:
- the fabD gene encoding ACP S-malonyltransferase — protein sequence MTQIAFVFPGQGSQTVGMLTELAATYPLVEETFREASDALGYDLWQLVSQGPAEELNKTWQTQPALLAASVAIYRVWQQQGGQQPVLMAGHSLGEYSALVCAGVLSFADAVKLVELRGKLMQEAVPEGTGAMQAIIGLDDAAIRKACEESAQGQVVSPVNFNSPGQVVIAGNKEAVERAGAACKAAGAKRALPLPVSVPSHCALMKPAADKLAVALENITFAAPAVPVINNVDVKAETDAAAIRHALVRQLYSPVRWTESVEAMAEQGVTQLLEMGPGKVLTGLTKRIVDSLTAAAVNDTASLTAALGKE from the coding sequence ATGACGCAAATTGCATTTGTTTTTCCAGGTCAGGGTTCACAGACCGTGGGCATGCTGACTGAATTAGCCGCGACCTATCCGCTGGTTGAAGAGACCTTTCGTGAAGCCTCGGACGCGCTGGGATATGATCTGTGGCAGTTAGTGAGTCAGGGTCCGGCTGAAGAGCTGAATAAAACCTGGCAGACTCAGCCTGCATTGCTTGCCGCCTCGGTGGCTATCTATCGTGTCTGGCAGCAGCAGGGCGGTCAACAGCCAGTCCTGATGGCCGGTCACAGCCTGGGTGAATACTCTGCGCTGGTTTGCGCCGGTGTGCTCAGCTTTGCTGATGCCGTGAAGCTGGTTGAGCTGCGCGGCAAACTGATGCAGGAAGCCGTGCCAGAAGGCACTGGCGCGATGCAGGCGATTATTGGCCTGGATGACGCAGCTATTCGCAAAGCCTGCGAGGAGAGCGCGCAGGGACAGGTGGTTTCACCGGTTAACTTCAATTCGCCGGGCCAGGTGGTCATTGCGGGTAACAAAGAAGCCGTTGAGCGTGCAGGTGCTGCCTGTAAAGCCGCGGGCGCTAAACGTGCCCTGCCACTGCCCGTCAGCGTGCCTTCCCACTGCGCACTGATGAAGCCCGCAGCGGATAAACTGGCGGTCGCGCTGGAAAACATTACGTTTGCTGCGCCTGCGGTGCCAGTGATTAATAACGTCGATGTGAAAGCAGAAACCGATGCTGCGGCAATCCGGCATGCGCTGGTTCGTCAGCTTTACAGCCCGGTTCGCTGGACTGAGAGTGTGGAAGCGATGGCAGAACAGGGCGTTACGCAACTCCTGGAGATGGGTCCAGGTAAAGTCCTGACCGGTCTGACGAAACGTATTGTCGATAGTCTGACAGCGGCTGCCGTTAACGATACAGCATCCCTGACAGCTGCACTCGGTAAGGAATAA
- a CDS encoding beta-ketoacyl-ACP synthase III: MYTKIIGTGSYLPSQVRTNADLEKMVETSDEWIVTRTGIRERRIAAPDETVATMGFSAAQRALEMAGVDANEIGLIIVATTSSSHAFPSSACMIQQMLEIKDCAAFDLAAACAGFTYALSVADQYIKNGAVKHALVIGADVLARALDPEDRGTIILFGDGAGAVVLGQSEEQGIISTHLHADGRYAQLLTLPYQDRAHQDQPAYVTMAGNEVFKVAVTELAHIVDETLQANNLDREMLDWLVPHQANLRIISATAKKLGMTMDKVVVTLDRHGNTSAASVPSALDEAVRDGRIKPGHLILLEAFGGGFTWGSALVRF; this comes from the coding sequence ATGTATACCAAAATTATCGGTACGGGCAGTTATCTGCCCAGCCAGGTTCGCACCAATGCCGATCTGGAAAAAATGGTGGAGACGTCGGACGAGTGGATTGTGACCCGTACGGGCATCCGTGAGCGCCGCATTGCTGCGCCTGACGAAACCGTCGCCACCATGGGATTCAGTGCGGCGCAACGCGCCCTTGAAATGGCCGGCGTTGACGCGAACGAGATTGGGCTGATTATTGTCGCCACAACCTCTTCCAGCCACGCCTTCCCAAGCTCCGCCTGCATGATCCAGCAAATGCTGGAGATCAAAGACTGTGCGGCATTTGACCTTGCTGCCGCCTGTGCAGGTTTTACCTATGCGCTGAGCGTGGCCGATCAATACATTAAAAATGGCGCGGTTAAACACGCTCTGGTGATTGGTGCTGATGTTCTGGCGCGCGCGCTGGATCCTGAAGATCGCGGTACCATCATCCTGTTCGGTGATGGCGCTGGTGCGGTCGTGCTGGGTCAGAGCGAAGAGCAGGGGATTATCTCAACTCATCTTCATGCTGATGGTCGCTATGCCCAGTTGCTGACGCTGCCTTATCAGGATCGCGCTCATCAGGATCAGCCTGCTTATGTCACAATGGCAGGCAACGAAGTCTTCAAAGTCGCGGTTACCGAGCTGGCTCACATCGTTGACGAAACGCTTCAGGCCAATAATCTCGATCGCGAAATGCTGGACTGGCTGGTGCCGCATCAGGCTAATCTGCGCATCATCAGCGCCACCGCGAAAAAACTCGGTATGACCATGGATAAAGTAGTCGTTACACTGGATCGTCACGGCAATACCTCTGCCGCATCGGTGCCAAGTGCACTGGATGAAGCGGTTCGTGATGGCCGCATCAAACCCGGACACCTTATTTTGCTGGAAGCCTTTGGTGGTGGATTCACCTGGGGTTCTGCGCTGGTTCGCTTTTGA
- the plsX gene encoding phosphate acyltransferase PlsX, with protein sequence MTRLTLAIDAMGGDFGPCVTVPAALQALASHSELFLLLVGNPDTLMPLLAKADSSLTGRLQVIPAESVIASDARPAQAIRNSRGSSMRVALEMVKEGRAQACISAGNTGALMGLSTLLLKPLDGIKRPALMSVLPHQQQGKTVVLDLGANVDSDSAMLVQFAVMGSVMAEHVLGISRPRVALLNIGHEETKGLETIRDAAVVLRESPQINYIGYLEGNDLLTGKTDVMVCDGFVGNVTLKTMEGVVRMFLSLLKSSGEGKKRSWWLTLLGRLIQKRLAKRFGQLNPDQYNGACLLGLRGTVIKSHGAANQHAFAVAIEQAEQAVRQQIPERIAARLDAVLARSDKA encoded by the coding sequence TTGACACGTTTGACCCTGGCGATTGATGCCATGGGCGGGGACTTCGGTCCCTGCGTGACAGTGCCTGCAGCATTGCAGGCACTGGCCTCTCATTCGGAACTTTTCCTTCTTCTGGTCGGCAATCCCGACACCCTCATGCCATTGCTTGCCAAAGCGGATTCCTCCCTGACGGGGCGTTTGCAGGTTATCCCTGCCGAATCGGTTATTGCAAGTGATGCGCGGCCTGCTCAGGCCATCCGGAACAGTCGCGGCAGTTCAATGCGTGTCGCGCTGGAGATGGTCAAAGAGGGACGTGCACAGGCCTGTATCAGCGCCGGTAATACCGGTGCACTGATGGGGCTATCAACACTCTTATTAAAACCGCTGGACGGTATCAAACGCCCGGCGCTGATGTCCGTTTTACCGCACCAGCAGCAGGGTAAAACGGTGGTACTGGATTTGGGCGCGAATGTTGACTCAGACAGTGCCATGCTGGTGCAGTTTGCTGTGATGGGGTCGGTAATGGCTGAGCATGTGCTTGGTATTTCACGGCCCCGTGTCGCGTTGCTCAATATTGGTCATGAAGAGACTAAAGGGCTGGAAACTATTCGCGATGCCGCAGTAGTACTGCGAGAATCACCGCAAATCAACTATATTGGTTACCTCGAAGGCAATGACCTGCTTACCGGTAAAACGGATGTGATGGTCTGTGACGGTTTTGTCGGAAACGTCACGCTGAAGACAATGGAAGGCGTGGTAAGAATGTTTCTTTCTCTGCTGAAGTCATCAGGGGAAGGTAAAAAACGGTCATGGTGGCTGACGTTGCTGGGACGCTTAATCCAGAAACGCCTGGCGAAGCGCTTCGGGCAACTCAACCCTGACCAGTACAATGGCGCTTGTCTGTTAGGATTGCGCGGAACAGTGATCAAGAGTCACGGCGCAGCAAATCAACACGCTTTCGCCGTGGCGATAGAACAGGCAGAGCAGGCGGTGAGGCAGCAAATTCCCGAGCGAATTGCTGCGCGCCTTGATGCTGTATTAGCCAGGAGTGACAAAGCCTAG
- the rpmF gene encoding 50S ribosomal protein L32, with product MAVQQNKPTRSKRGMRRSHDALTTAALSVDKVSGETHLRHHITADGYYRGRKVIVK from the coding sequence ATGGCCGTACAACAGAATAAACCCACCCGTTCTAAGCGTGGTATGCGTCGTTCGCACGATGCGCTGACCACTGCTGCTCTGTCAGTAGATAAAGTTTCTGGCGAAACTCATCTGCGTCACCACATCACTGCGGATGGTTACTACCGCGGTCGCAAGGTTATCGTTAAGTAA
- the yceD gene encoding 23S rRNA accumulation protein YceD — protein MQKVKLPLTLDPVRTAQKRLDYQGVYTSVQVERVAESVVSVDSDVDCAMSFAVDNQRLAVLTGTAEVQVTLRCQRCNQTFPHHVKVSYCFSPVSSEEQAEALPEAYEPVDVNEFGEIDLLAVVEDELILALPVVPVHDSEHCEVSEADMVFGKLPAEAEKPNPFAVLASLKRK, from the coding sequence ATGCAAAAGGTAAAATTACCCCTAACGCTGGACCCTGTCCGCACCGCTCAGAAGCGCCTTGATTATCAGGGTGTCTACACATCTGTACAGGTGGAGCGTGTGGCCGAGTCGGTCGTTAGTGTGGACAGTGATGTGGATTGTGCCATGTCGTTTGCGGTTGATAACCAGCGTCTGGCGGTACTGACGGGTACTGCTGAAGTACAGGTGACGTTGCGTTGTCAGCGCTGCAACCAGACCTTTCCCCATCACGTAAAAGTGAGTTACTGCTTCAGCCCTGTCTCTTCTGAAGAGCAGGCCGAAGCATTACCGGAAGCGTACGAGCCGGTCGATGTCAACGAGTTTGGTGAGATCGATTTGCTGGCGGTTGTCGAGGATGAACTGATTCTCGCGCTGCCGGTCGTTCCGGTGCACGATTCTGAACACTGTGAAGTGTCCGAGGCGGACATGGTCTTTGGTAAACTGCCTGCAGAGGCGGAGAAACCAAATCCATTTGCCGTATTAGCCAGTTTAAAGCGTAAGTAA
- a CDS encoding Maf family protein → MTPSILLASTSPFRQALLHKLGLPFMTAVPEVDESPVPGETAEALVTRLAVAKAQALAKTWPSHWIIGSDQVCVLDGTITGKPHTAENACAQLRAASGKAITFYTGLALFHPGSGRLLQCCEPFVVHFRTLTDAEIAGYVEKEQPLQCAGSFKSEGLGICLFDRLEGRDPNTLIGLPLIALNEMLQQAGINPLTD, encoded by the coding sequence ATGACACCATCGATTCTTTTAGCTTCAACGTCGCCCTTCCGGCAGGCTTTACTGCATAAGCTTGGCTTGCCATTTATGACCGCCGTGCCGGAGGTTGATGAGTCCCCCGTGCCAGGTGAAACCGCCGAAGCGCTGGTAACACGCCTGGCCGTGGCAAAAGCGCAGGCGCTGGCAAAAACCTGGCCCAGCCACTGGATCATCGGCTCGGATCAGGTCTGCGTGCTGGATGGCACGATCACCGGAAAGCCTCACACGGCGGAGAATGCATGCGCGCAACTGCGTGCCGCCAGCGGTAAAGCCATTACCTTCTATACCGGTCTGGCCCTTTTTCATCCGGGCAGTGGCAGACTGCTGCAGTGCTGTGAGCCCTTTGTGGTGCATTTCCGCACCTTAACCGACGCCGAAATCGCTGGATACGTGGAAAAAGAACAGCCGCTGCAGTGTGCCGGCAGTTTTAAAAGTGAAGGGCTGGGAATTTGTCTGTTTGATCGACTGGAGGGCCGCGATCCCAATACGCTGATTGGGCTGCCGCTGATTGCGCTGAATGAGATGTTGCAGCAGGCCGGTATCAATCCTTTAACGGACTGA
- the rluC gene encoding 23S rRNA pseudouridine(955/2504/2580) synthase RluC → MKTENPGVHFVAITAENAGQRIDNFLRTQLKGVPKSMIYRIVRKGEVRVNKKRVKPEYKLEEGDEVRIPPVRVAERDEDAVSPKLAKVASLADAILFEDESLLVMNKPSGTAVHGGSGLSFGVIEGLRALRPEARFLELVHRLDRDTSGILLVAKKRSALRSLHEQLREKGMQKDYLALVRGNWPSHLKVVQAPLLKNILQSGERVVRVSSEGKASETRFKVEERFDFATLVKASPVTGRTHQIRVHTLHAGHPIAFDDRYGERDFDSQLASTGLKRLFLHAAALTFTHPGTGEVMRVEAPLDDGLKQCLNKLRQMKA, encoded by the coding sequence ATGAAAACAGAGAATCCCGGCGTACATTTTGTCGCCATCACGGCTGAAAATGCCGGACAACGCATTGATAACTTTTTGCGCACCCAGCTTAAGGGTGTGCCAAAGAGCATGATTTATCGCATCGTACGCAAAGGCGAGGTGCGGGTGAATAAAAAGCGCGTTAAGCCAGAGTACAAGCTGGAGGAGGGCGATGAGGTACGCATTCCGCCTGTTCGGGTAGCGGAACGCGATGAAGACGCTGTTTCCCCTAAACTGGCAAAGGTTGCCTCACTGGCTGATGCCATCCTGTTTGAGGATGAGTCGCTGCTGGTAATGAATAAGCCTTCCGGTACCGCCGTGCATGGGGGCAGCGGACTTAGCTTTGGCGTCATTGAAGGGTTACGCGCCCTGCGACCTGAAGCGCGCTTTCTGGAATTAGTGCATCGCCTCGATCGCGATACCTCAGGTATTCTGCTGGTTGCTAAAAAGCGCTCGGCGCTGCGTTCTCTGCATGAGCAACTGCGTGAAAAGGGCATGCAGAAAGATTACCTGGCTCTGGTGCGCGGTAACTGGCCCTCACATCTGAAGGTGGTTCAGGCACCGCTGCTGAAAAACATCCTGCAGAGCGGAGAGCGTGTTGTGCGCGTCAGCAGTGAAGGCAAGGCGTCGGAAACCCGCTTTAAAGTGGAAGAGCGGTTCGACTTTGCCACCCTGGTAAAAGCGAGTCCGGTCACCGGACGCACACATCAGATTCGCGTTCATACACTGCATGCCGGGCATCCCATCGCCTTTGACGATCGTTACGGCGAACGTGACTTTGACAGTCAGCTGGCCTCAACCGGATTAAAACGGCTGTTCCTGCACGCAGCGGCGCTGACCTTTACCCATCCTGGCACGGGCGAAGTAATGCGGGTCGAAGCGCCACTCGATGATGGGCTGAAGCAATGCCTGAATAAACTGCGTCAGATGAAGGCGTAA